In Stieleria varia, one genomic interval encodes:
- the mutS gene encoding DNA mismatch repair protein MutS, translated as MTPMMKQYHEAKKACGDALLFFRMGDFYELFLDDAKKAAGLLGLTLTSRDKDSDNPTAMAGFPHHQLDGYLRKLIQAGYRAAVCEQVEDPKTAKGLVRREITRIVSAGTLTDDVMLDPREANYVAAVVLQHKKGAGKNAGEPMAGIAWAELSSGRFYAGTFPQTRIDDELARIGPAEVLYREDDARFSIDTTAPWSWTSRPAWSFAEDTARETLCKQFAVNGLEGFGFHDEDDAPAIRAAGAVLTYLQDTQPSGLDHFRSLAAHQQSGVLQIDASTRRSLEITRTLRTGSRSGSLLDAIDLTCTPMGSRLLADWIAAPSISIHCIESRHESVAELLRDHALRTDIRNTLKQTFDITRLLARIATGRTGPRDLQQVARTLAGLPQLKARLADRAPERLQFVEAHLHLCPNLRQRLESGLADECPLSASDGNFIRPGFDEELDALRELAKGGKQWIAAYQQKQMDETGISNLKVGYNKVFGYYLEVINSQKGKIPADFIRKQTLKNCERYITPELKEYEEKVLAADDKASSREQLLFGELRNETHRHLSTLQEVAMAMAELDVLTALAEIAAQRNWIRPEMTDDSILRIEAGRHPVLDVTLPQGEFVPNDCVHSPESGMILLITGPNMAGKSTYIRQVALITLLAQAGSFVPAEKATIGIADRIFARVGASDELSRGQSTFMVEMVETARILNTATPRSLVILDEIGRGTSTYDGLSLAWAITEHLHEQIGCRTLFATHYHELTQLEESLPRVANLNVAVKEWNDEVVFLHRIVAGGADKSYGIHVARLAGIPRVVNERAKDVLAQLEADHRDALDRPTIPPPGGSNSNGGSGGSYQLTLFGFADHPVLTQLQDLQLDSMTPLDAMTFLQNAKNELKRNPAVK; from the coding sequence ATGACACCGATGATGAAACAGTATCACGAAGCGAAAAAGGCTTGCGGCGACGCACTGCTGTTCTTTCGCATGGGTGATTTCTACGAATTGTTCTTGGATGACGCCAAAAAGGCGGCGGGATTGCTGGGACTGACCCTGACCAGTCGCGACAAAGACAGCGATAACCCCACCGCCATGGCGGGCTTTCCACATCACCAACTGGACGGCTATTTGCGAAAGCTGATCCAGGCGGGCTATCGGGCCGCCGTCTGTGAACAGGTGGAGGATCCAAAAACCGCCAAAGGACTGGTTCGCCGCGAGATCACTCGCATCGTCAGCGCCGGCACTTTGACCGACGACGTGATGCTGGACCCACGCGAAGCCAACTATGTGGCCGCGGTGGTTCTGCAACACAAGAAAGGAGCGGGCAAGAACGCAGGCGAGCCGATGGCCGGGATCGCCTGGGCGGAACTTTCCAGCGGCCGTTTCTACGCGGGCACCTTCCCCCAAACACGCATCGATGACGAACTGGCACGGATCGGGCCTGCCGAAGTCCTGTACCGCGAGGACGACGCACGGTTTTCGATCGATACCACCGCCCCCTGGTCATGGACTTCGCGACCCGCGTGGAGCTTTGCAGAAGACACCGCGCGAGAAACGCTCTGCAAGCAGTTTGCCGTCAACGGTTTGGAAGGCTTTGGGTTTCACGACGAAGACGACGCACCAGCCATCCGCGCCGCCGGTGCCGTGTTGACTTACCTCCAAGACACCCAACCGAGCGGCCTGGACCACTTTCGATCCCTCGCCGCGCACCAACAGTCCGGTGTGCTGCAAATCGATGCTTCGACGCGCCGCAGTCTTGAAATCACCCGAACACTACGCACGGGTTCTCGTTCAGGCTCGCTGTTGGACGCGATTGATCTGACATGCACGCCGATGGGCTCGCGGTTGCTTGCCGACTGGATCGCCGCGCCGTCGATTTCCATCCATTGCATCGAATCACGTCATGAGTCGGTGGCAGAGTTGCTGCGTGATCATGCGTTGCGCACTGACATACGCAACACGCTGAAACAGACGTTCGACATCACACGCTTACTTGCTCGAATCGCAACCGGCCGCACCGGCCCACGTGACTTGCAACAAGTCGCACGGACGCTGGCGGGACTGCCGCAACTCAAAGCTCGACTGGCTGACCGAGCGCCCGAGCGTCTGCAGTTTGTCGAAGCTCACTTGCACCTGTGCCCCAACCTTCGACAACGACTCGAATCCGGATTGGCCGACGAATGCCCCTTGTCAGCCTCAGACGGCAACTTCATTCGACCTGGGTTTGACGAAGAACTCGACGCACTGCGTGAACTGGCCAAGGGCGGCAAACAATGGATCGCCGCCTACCAACAAAAACAGATGGACGAAACCGGCATCTCAAATTTGAAGGTCGGTTACAACAAAGTCTTCGGTTATTACCTCGAAGTCATCAACTCACAAAAGGGCAAGATTCCAGCCGATTTCATTCGCAAACAAACGCTGAAAAATTGCGAACGTTACATCACGCCGGAATTGAAAGAGTACGAAGAAAAGGTGCTGGCGGCAGACGACAAAGCATCTTCACGCGAGCAACTCCTGTTCGGCGAACTGCGCAACGAAACCCACCGACACCTGTCGACGCTGCAGGAAGTCGCCATGGCGATGGCGGAACTGGACGTGCTGACCGCGCTGGCGGAGATTGCCGCACAACGCAATTGGATTCGCCCAGAGATGACGGACGATTCCATTCTGCGAATCGAGGCGGGCCGTCACCCGGTCTTGGATGTGACGCTGCCGCAAGGAGAATTTGTCCCCAATGATTGCGTCCACTCACCCGAGTCCGGGATGATCCTGTTGATCACCGGTCCCAACATGGCGGGAAAGAGCACCTACATTCGCCAAGTCGCACTGATCACGTTGCTCGCCCAAGCCGGATCGTTCGTGCCGGCGGAAAAAGCCACCATCGGAATCGCCGATAGAATCTTTGCCCGCGTCGGAGCAAGCGATGAACTCAGTCGCGGACAAAGTACCTTCATGGTGGAAATGGTCGAGACCGCCAGGATTCTGAACACGGCGACCCCACGTAGTTTGGTCATCTTGGACGAAATCGGTCGAGGCACCAGCACGTATGACGGCCTCTCGCTGGCGTGGGCCATCACGGAACACTTGCACGAACAGATCGGTTGCCGCACGCTGTTTGCAACGCATTACCACGAACTGACTCAGTTGGAGGAATCCTTGCCGCGTGTGGCAAACCTGAACGTGGCAGTCAAAGAGTGGAATGATGAAGTCGTCTTCTTGCACCGAATCGTTGCCGGCGGTGCGGACAAGAGCTACGGGATTCACGTGGCGAGACTCGCCGGCATCCCACGCGTGGTCAACGAACGCGCGAAAGACGTCCTGGCTCAACTCGAAGCCGACCATCGCGACGCGCTTGACCGCCCCACCATTCCGCCCCCAGGCGGCTCAAATTCCAACGGCGGTTCAGGTGGCAGCTATCAACTGACGCTCTTCGGTTTCGCCGATCACCCGGTCCTGACCCAGTTGCAAGATCTGCAACTGGATTCAATGACCCCCTTGGACGCGATGACGTTCTTGCAAAACGCGAAGAACGAACTGAAGCGAAACCCCGCAGTGAAGTAG
- a CDS encoding ecotin family protein, whose amino-acid sequence MNSWSLSFFVFVAVLNPVVTTAICREPLLSESFRQVPNLPSGYTRYTLTMADRADEDELTVEIYCGIRAKVGSGAVVYGGEFRANFFRPVKYYRVTKVTDWDSAPLLPREQFVQSDSIFVAYDSDRTVVIDVPKMTNADATFELKSRVLRLQPDLAESCDLERSEAEAIAEQNSSEIGEQ is encoded by the coding sequence ATGAATAGCTGGTCACTGTCTTTCTTTGTTTTCGTCGCGGTACTAAATCCAGTTGTAACGACAGCAATATGCCGGGAACCATTACTTAGCGAATCATTCCGCCAAGTTCCCAATCTGCCTTCTGGCTACACTCGCTACACATTGACCATGGCGGACCGTGCAGATGAGGATGAGCTTACTGTCGAAATCTACTGTGGGATCCGCGCAAAGGTAGGCTCCGGTGCCGTTGTGTACGGTGGTGAGTTTCGCGCGAACTTCTTCCGTCCCGTTAAGTATTACCGCGTAACGAAAGTTACCGATTGGGATTCTGCTCCTCTACTTCCGCGAGAGCAATTCGTCCAATCTGATTCGATATTTGTCGCATACGACAGCGATCGAACGGTGGTTATTGATGTTCCGAAGATGACAAACGCAGACGCCACATTCGAGTTGAAATCGCGTGTCCTGAGATTGCAACCTGATCTTGCTGAATCGTGCGACTTGGAACGAAGTGAGGCGGAGGCAATTGCTGAACAGAACAGCAGTGAAATAGGTGAGCAATGA
- the sdhB gene encoding succinate dehydrogenase iron-sulfur subunit, giving the protein MIALEPSLKNRPEFINVRVRRQDGPGQEPYWQLFKIKYEPELNVISVLQRIAALSRTSDGNKVAPVAWDCGCLEEVCGSCTMLINGRVRQSCSALVDRLLEVNPDELLLEPMSKFPVVRDLIVDRKRLFRGLQRVKAWVPVDSYYNMGPGERQLRATQEQNYPLSQCMSCGCCLDACPQYNKIELKKKEGESAEEFAKREQAEFDQAFVGPHAISQAMLFNNHPTGKALASERLDALTGPGGIQACGNAQNCVAVCPKEIPLTTSIARAGRAATVHTLKTWFEK; this is encoded by the coding sequence ATGATCGCCCTCGAACCCTCCCTCAAGAATCGTCCTGAGTTCATCAACGTTCGCGTCCGCCGCCAAGACGGCCCCGGACAAGAACCCTATTGGCAACTGTTCAAAATCAAGTACGAACCCGAATTGAATGTCATCAGCGTTCTGCAACGAATCGCCGCACTGAGCAGAACCTCTGACGGCAATAAAGTCGCGCCGGTTGCTTGGGACTGCGGATGCCTGGAGGAAGTCTGCGGGTCATGCACCATGCTGATCAACGGCCGCGTGCGTCAAAGCTGTAGCGCGCTGGTGGATCGTCTGCTGGAAGTCAACCCGGACGAACTGTTGTTGGAGCCGATGAGCAAATTTCCTGTCGTCCGTGACTTGATCGTCGATCGCAAACGTCTGTTCCGCGGTTTGCAACGCGTCAAGGCTTGGGTGCCCGTGGACAGCTACTACAACATGGGCCCCGGCGAACGTCAGTTGCGTGCCACGCAAGAACAAAACTATCCACTCAGCCAGTGCATGAGCTGCGGCTGCTGCCTGGATGCTTGCCCACAGTACAACAAGATCGAGCTGAAGAAAAAGGAAGGCGAGAGCGCCGAAGAGTTCGCCAAACGTGAGCAAGCCGAGTTTGACCAAGCGTTCGTGGGACCCCATGCGATCTCGCAAGCGATGTTGTTCAACAATCACCCAACGGGCAAGGCATTGGCATCGGAACGACTGGACGCACTAACCGGCCCCGGCGGAATTCAAGCTTGCGGGAACGCACAGAACTGCGTCGCCGTTTGCCCCAAAGAAATCCCGCTGACGACCTCCATCGCACGAGCCGGACGAGCGGCCACTGTTCATACGCTCAAGACGTGGTTCGAAAAGTAG
- the sdhA gene encoding succinate dehydrogenase flavoprotein subunit, translated as MANHRVVVIGGGLAGLSSTMKLAELGVEVDLISLTPVKRSHSVCAQGGINSCNDQTRQLGDNEWKHLDDTVYGGDFLNHQPPVKEMAYWAPKVIELMDRLGVPFNRTGEGFIDRRRFGGTLYKRTAFAGATTGQQLLYALDEQVRRRESEGLVRKFEFWDFLGPIQDETGRCRGAVAQDMVTMEIRTFPADAVVVATGGCGLIYGRSTMSVFCTGSAASRCFQAGANYANGEFIQVHPTAIPGSDKLRLMSESARGEGGRVWVPRKPQDPRAPKTIPDSERYYFLEERYPEYGNLVPRDIATREIFDICVNDNLSVESDRMCVYLDLTHIPKAELDRKLGGILEIYEKFQGVDPRVEPMKIFPAVHYSMGGLWADYVKSDDGGLEAGAPRNHMTNIEGLYAIGECDYHYHGANRLGANSLLSCIFSGLFTGPCILNYAENQSSGHADVPQSVLKGALECQQARHDHLLNGNPDSDENPYLIHQELGDIMTRAATVVRRNDQLEDAIVKVNELHERAMKVSLSDTGSWSNQNVIFAKALQDMFPIAKALLKGALARDECRGAHFKPAFTKPSLTATDPVERRRQAEEWCDAFEANNEKYLKSTIATWNPKTQQPELSYEDVDTSLIPPRPRLYGLVGAEVIEEVWNERAKAKVDAQKHAKQHADAAT; from the coding sequence ATGGCAAATCATCGCGTCGTCGTCATCGGAGGTGGACTCGCAGGACTCTCCTCCACCATGAAATTGGCCGAACTGGGAGTCGAAGTCGATCTGATCAGTCTGACCCCCGTCAAACGCTCGCACAGTGTGTGCGCCCAAGGTGGCATTAATAGCTGCAACGATCAAACTCGCCAACTCGGCGACAACGAGTGGAAACACTTGGACGACACGGTCTACGGCGGCGACTTCTTGAACCACCAGCCGCCGGTCAAAGAAATGGCGTACTGGGCCCCCAAAGTCATCGAGTTGATGGACCGCTTGGGGGTTCCCTTCAACCGAACCGGAGAAGGATTCATTGACCGACGTCGCTTCGGCGGAACCCTTTACAAACGAACCGCGTTCGCCGGCGCCACGACGGGACAACAGTTGCTCTATGCCTTGGACGAACAAGTCCGCCGGCGTGAGTCCGAGGGCCTGGTACGCAAGTTCGAGTTTTGGGATTTCCTTGGTCCCATCCAAGATGAGACCGGACGCTGTCGCGGTGCCGTCGCCCAAGACATGGTGACGATGGAAATCCGAACCTTCCCCGCCGACGCCGTCGTCGTCGCCACCGGCGGATGCGGTCTGATCTACGGTCGCAGCACGATGAGCGTGTTCTGCACCGGCAGCGCCGCCAGCCGATGTTTCCAAGCCGGTGCGAATTACGCCAACGGGGAGTTCATCCAAGTCCACCCGACCGCGATCCCTGGCAGCGATAAACTGCGTTTGATGAGCGAGTCGGCGCGAGGCGAAGGCGGTCGCGTGTGGGTGCCTCGCAAACCGCAAGACCCGCGAGCACCGAAAACCATTCCAGATTCCGAGCGTTACTACTTCCTCGAGGAACGCTATCCCGAATACGGCAACCTGGTCCCGCGTGACATCGCTACCCGCGAGATCTTTGACATCTGTGTCAACGACAACCTTAGCGTCGAATCCGATCGCATGTGCGTTTACTTGGACCTGACGCACATTCCCAAAGCCGAATTGGATCGTAAACTCGGCGGCATCCTGGAAATTTATGAAAAGTTCCAAGGCGTCGATCCACGCGTTGAGCCGATGAAAATTTTCCCAGCGGTGCACTACAGCATGGGCGGTCTGTGGGCAGACTATGTCAAGAGCGACGACGGCGGATTGGAAGCCGGCGCGCCTCGTAACCACATGACCAATATCGAAGGCCTCTACGCGATCGGCGAGTGCGACTATCACTATCACGGTGCCAATCGTTTGGGCGCAAACTCCCTGCTCTCATGCATCTTCTCCGGGCTGTTCACAGGCCCCTGCATCCTCAACTACGCCGAAAACCAATCCAGCGGACATGCCGACGTTCCCCAGTCGGTTCTCAAGGGAGCGTTGGAATGTCAGCAAGCTCGACATGATCACTTGCTCAACGGAAACCCCGACAGCGACGAGAATCCGTACCTGATTCACCAGGAACTCGGTGACATCATGACCCGCGCGGCCACCGTGGTCCGCCGAAACGATCAACTCGAGGACGCGATCGTGAAAGTCAACGAGTTGCACGAGCGGGCGATGAAAGTCAGCTTGTCCGACACCGGCAGTTGGTCCAACCAAAACGTGATCTTTGCCAAAGCTCTCCAGGACATGTTCCCGATCGCCAAAGCCCTTCTCAAAGGCGCCCTGGCTCGCGACGAATGCCGTGGTGCTCACTTCAAACCCGCGTTCACCAAACCCTCTCTGACCGCGACCGACCCGGTGGAAAGACGACGCCAAGCCGAAGAATGGTGCGATGCGTTTGAGGCCAACAACGAAAAATACCTCAAGAGCACGATCGCGACTTGGAACCCCAAGACACAACAGCCCGAGCTTTCCTACGAAGACGTCGATACGTCGCTGATTCCGCCTCGACCTCGACTGTACGGCCTCGTCGGAGCCGAAGTAATTGAGGAGGTTTGGAACGAACGTGCCAAGGCCAAAGTCGATGCCCAAAAACACGCCAAACAGCACGCAGACGCCGCGACCTGA